One stretch of Mobula birostris isolate sMobBir1 chromosome 5, sMobBir1.hap1, whole genome shotgun sequence DNA includes these proteins:
- the adra2c gene encoding alpha-2C adrenergic receptor yields MEAGANSSSPHLNASRPRPTPDLGRYSPEAVAGLSALVGLLILLTVAGNVLVAIAVFTSRALRPPQNLFLVSLACADILVATLVMPFSLANELMGYWYFGTAWCDIYLALDVLFCTSSIVHLCAISLDRYWSIIKAVEYNLKRTPRRIKGAIVTVWVISALISFPPLLSRDRTLEEDQTYPACRLNDDTWYILLSCVASFFAPCVIMVLVYVRIYQVARHRTRGMSVKRDPPEGSSQTEEAAGGPRAPEDRQNGHCSRPGEEPPDVEVDESSTSEEKGRRKQATKKDSFSKRSSRLSRSSSRSFAVFSTRKRRRGSRASRSKVSQAREKRFTFVLAVVIGVFVICWFPFFFSYSLYGICRELCQVPETLFKFFFWIGYCNSSLNPVIYTIFNQDFRRAFQKIICKARKRHF; encoded by the coding sequence ATGGAGGCTGGGGCCAACTCCAGCAGCCCTCACCTCAACGCCTCCCGCCCGCGGCCGACGCCCGATCTCGGCCGCTACTCGCCGGAGGCCGTCGCTGGGCTCTCCGCCCTGGTGGGGCTGCTCATCCTCCTCACCGTGGCGGGCAACGTGCTGGTGGCGATCGCCGTGTTCACCAGCCGCGCCCTGCGGCCACCCCAGAACCTCTTCCTGGTGTCGCTAGCTTGCGCCGACATCCTGGTGGCCACTCTGGTCATGCCTTTCTCGCTGGCCAACGAGCTCATGGGCTACTGGTACTTCGGCACGGCGTGGTGCGACATCTACCTGGCCCTGGACGTCCTCTTCTGCACCTCGTCCATCGTCCATCTCTGCGCCATCAGCCTGGACCGCTACTGGTCCATCATCAAAGCCGTGGAATACAACCTCAAGAGGACACCCCGCAGGATCAAGGGGGCCATCGTGACCGTGTGGGTGATCTCGGCTCTCATCTCCTTCCCTCCGCTCTTGTCCCGGGACCGCACGCTGGAGGAGGACCAGACTTACCCGGCTTGCCGGCTGAACGACGACACCTGGTACATCCTACTGTCCTGCGTGGCCTCCTTCTTCGCCCCCTGCGTGATCATGGTGCTGGTGTACGTCCGGATCTACCAGGTGGCCCGTCACAGAACCAGGGGCATGTCGGTGAAGAGGGACCCTCCCGAGGGCTCGTCCCAGACTGAAGAGGCGGCAGGAGGTCCCAGGGCACCGGAGGACAGACAGAACGGGCACTGCAGCCGACCGGGCGAGGAGCCGCCCGACGTCGAGGTGGACGAGAGCTCTACCTCGGAGGAGAAAGGTCGCAGGAAACAGGCGACCAAGAAGGACTCCTTCTCCAAGCGCTCCAGCCGCCTCTCCCGGTCGAGCAGCCGCTCTTTCGCGGTGTTCTCCACCCGCAAGAGACGCCGGGGCAGCCGCGCGTCCAGGAGCAAAGTGTCTCAAGCCAGGGAGAAGAGGTTCACCTTCGTCCTGGCCGTGGTGATCGGGGTGTTCGTGATCTGCTGGTTCCCGTTCTTCTTCAGCTACAGCCTGTACGGTATCTGCCGGGAGCTCTGCCAGGTGCCGGAAACCCTCTTCAAGTTCTTCTTCTGGATCGGCTACTGCAACAGTTCGCTCAATCCGGTCATCTACACCATCTTCAACCAGGATTTCAGGAGAGCTTTCCAAAAGATTATCTGTAAAGCCAGAAAGAGGCACTTTTAA